A stretch of the Verrucomicrobiota bacterium genome encodes the following:
- a CDS encoding ATP-binding cassette domain-containing protein, with protein MNAIEIRGIVKSYEKFKLGPIDLDVPEGSICGLIGPNGSGKTTLLELIFGLGIAEAGSIRVRGTGISYRHSPLGERGWVGDQPQPEDRPGYSR; from the coding sequence ATGAATGCGATTGAGATCAGAGGCATTGTTAAGTCTTACGAAAAGTTCAAACTCGGCCCGATCGATCTGGACGTGCCGGAAGGCTCCATTTGCGGCCTGATCGGCCCCAACGGATCCGGCAAAACCACGCTTCTGGAACTGATCTTCGGCCTGGGAATTGCCGAGGCTGGCTCCATTCGCGTCCGCGGAACAGGGATCTCATACAGGCATTCTCCTTTGGGGGAGCGCGGCTGGGTCGGAGACCAGCCGCAGCCTGAGGACAGGCCGGGATACTCCAGATGA
- a CDS encoding GntR family transcriptional regulator → MADHRIFLPPLSAAAPGPLYQQIVDGLKREVSSGRLPGGTALPSFRALAQDLMVSVITVKRAYEDLEREGIILRRQGLGTFVAEGGEDRGRQAKLAHASSLFAEGCREASDAGLKRVEIENIFREALKKLKESS, encoded by the coding sequence ATGGCTGATCACCGTATCTTCTTGCCGCCGCTCTCGGCGGCGGCGCCGGGACCGCTCTATCAACAGATCGTGGACGGTCTCAAGCGCGAGGTAAGTTCCGGGCGGTTGCCAGGGGGTACTGCCCTGCCTTCGTTCCGGGCGTTGGCTCAGGATCTCATGGTCAGTGTGATCACGGTCAAGCGCGCCTACGAAGATCTCGAGCGCGAAGGGATTATCCTCCGCCGACAGGGATTGGGTACTTTCGTTGCTGAAGGGGGAGAGGATCGCGGGCGGCAGGCCAAACTGGCCCATGCGTCGTCACTCTTTGCCGAAGGCTGCCGTGAGGCATCGGACGCCGGGCTCAAGCGGGTGGAAATTGAAAATATTTTCAGGGAAGCCCTCAAAAAACTCAAAGAATCCTCATGA